TCGGgcctcgtcttcttccacgaGTCCAACTACtatctccttcttctggccgCCATTTGCGGTGTCATTTCTCCCTCTGGTGCTGAGGTTGGACCCTTCCGAGCAATTGAAGAGTCCACCTTAGCCCAGCTCACAACCCTGGAGGCCCGAGCTGACGTCTTTGCTTGGTACACTCTTTTGGGATCTCTCGGAGCTGCCCTCGGAGCCCTTGTCGGTGGCTGGACCGTCCAGATTGCCCAGGAGAAGTACCACTTCACCAAGCTTGAGGCTTACAAGACCGTTTTCCTGACTTATGCAGCCATTGGCTTCATCAAGTTCATTGCTTCCTGTTTCCTTTCTCGAAAGGTCGAAGCTCCAGCTGAAGAGACCGAGCCTCTTCTTGCCAACGATCAGGAGAACGCCACCGAGGAGCGAGCTGAGCTCCGAAACAacatcaagaagcgagGTGGTCTGCGAAACCTGCTTCCCAACATCTCCCCCGAGTCCCAGAAGATCATTACTACTCTGTGTCTTCTGTTTGCCATCGACTCAATGGGTTCTTCCCTTGCGAACTtctcctggatctcctACTACATTCAACGAAAGTTTGACATTTCTACCGGATACCTTGGttccgtcttcttcgtcacAGGTATCGTGGGTGCTCTGGCCACCCTTGTTGGATCTGGTATCTCTCGACGTCTCGGTCCTCTTCTGACCATGGTCGTCACCCACCTTCCTTCCTCTGCTTTGATCATTCTTCTGCCCGTTCCTTCTACCGTGCAAGGTGTCATCACCATTCTCGCTATCCGAGCCTGCACTGCCCAGATGGATGTTGCTCCTCGACAAGCCTTCCTGTCCGCCGTGGTACTCAAGAACGAGCGAACTCTGGTCATGGGATGGGTTGGAACTATCAAGACTCTTGCCCAGCTGCCTGGACCTTACATCACCGGTTACCTTGCTCGACACAACAAGCAGTGGATTGCTTTTGTTGCTGCCGGTTCTCTCAAGGTCATCTACGATTTGTCTATCCTCTCTTACTTCACCCGGGTGAAGCTTGATCGAGATCAGAACTAAGCGTCTCACAACTCACACTAAACATACACAAAAAGACAAGAATGTGTCACCTGTATAAGTCACATGTCAACATATAAATTATATAACTGAATATACGAATGAATATGCAGTTGCAGCTGTAATGGTCATGCTTTTatctctcctctcctccAAGTTACCATAATATATttgaataaataattaGCGTTCATGCATCTCATGCAGTTGTGGATGCGAGACGTGGTTTTGTCATCTTTCACACGCCATGAACATTATATCAAACGCCCTATTTTCGACAAGAAACAGATGCGGCTACTGCAAGGATAGAGAGGGTGCAGAGCCGCAAGGGACACTGTTCTCTTTCAACTCCGTTCAGATGACAGCCGCACAATACCAAGCACTCATAGATCGGGGCTTCAGACGATCTGGCACATACATTTACAAGCCAGACCTGGCTAACTCATGCTGCTCTCAGTACACGATACGGCTCAATGTGGAGGATTTCAAAGCCAGTAAGAGCCAACGGGGTGTGCTTAACAGGTGGACCAACCATGTTACTGATAAGGGAAATGGAGGAAAGAACTCGGGCAAGAACAACCAATTCGATCTGGTAGCAAAGATCCAAGAGGGAGAGACCGACGCATTCAATTCGAGGCTCGAGCCCAACAGTTTCACCAAAGAAAAGTACGATCTGTACGCAAGGTACCAGAAGCATGTTCACAATGAGGGCCCTGAAGATATTAGCGAGTCTGGATTTCGTCGATTCCTGTGCTCTGACAGTTTCACTGATTCCACAAGTGATGTCTGTAAAGGTCTAGATGTGCCAGATAGACTATCTGGAGGCTACCATCAACTATATTACCACAATGGTAAGCTTGTGGCTATGGCAGTTTTGGACATTCTGCCCTTGTGTGTGTCTTCTGTTTACTTCCTCTGGGACCCCGATTATGCTCAGTGGGGGCTGGGAAAGGTGGCTGCTATGAGGGAGATTGCTCTGGCTAAGGCACTGGGTGTGCCTTACTACTACATGGGGTACTATATTCCCGACTGTGTCAAGATGAAGTACAAGGGAGAGTACCATCCCAGTTTTGTGTTGGATCCTGAATCGTTGACTATTTCAGAACAGGAAATCGACGATTATCCCTTCCCAGAGGGCATTAATGTGGAGTCGCGTGCATTGGCTGGAGTTGGTGTTTGGGTCCCTCTTAAAGAGATGAGTAAAAATATCAGTACTATGGACGACTCGGCACGGTATTACTCATACGTCCGCCGCAGTGCAAAGACGGTCGACAGACCCAAGGAGGTTGCTGCGAGGGTGCGATATGAGGATTTGAGTGGTGCAGGCTACTTGAAGCTCGAGGAAATGATGAAAGGCCTTCCCAAATTTGCTAACAAGAAACAGTTTGTGGCTCCTCAGAACGTCTTGGACGTCATTCCGTTCGAGGGACAGAAGATCGAGTATTTCAAGTACGACGATGACATGTACAGTGATAgtgaagatgaggaggaggtagAAGTAGAAGAATGGGATAAGAAGGAAAACGAGAAGCAAACTGTGGAGGGTGTTTTAGTCTCCCTGGCATCTCTGGTTGATAAAACTAACTCTGCATTTGCTAATGAAATGGCTATGGGTCTGCTGGCCGTTCGAGCCACTGCAGGTTCTGGTCTTGGAGACAAAACTGCCATTCTGATGGGTTAGACTGAAACAGTTATATCCTTTAACAAATCAAATGAAGCAAATATTTtgtatacaagtagctcaTCTCATGCCCGATAAACTGATACCACCCGTCCGTATGCGTGATGATGCAATGTGCATTCCACCACGCCCCTTGCGCTGCAACTCTAACTGATTCGGGAGCTCTGGAACCACTGGACCTTAGTCCCTCACTTTCGTTGTTCGAACGTCATTGAAACAACCGACAGGAACCACATACACGACCGACAGAGACTTGCCCATTGCTGAAGGTTCTCTTGTCCCTATTCTCACCAGTGGTTTTTTAAAAATCTCGCCACCCCGAATGTAATGGCAGCATTGGATATTTTGATGCTGGCGTTCAGCATTTGGTACACAGGATGCTGTATGTACCAACTGAACGTCCTTCAGCGACAGTACATTTCGTTTACAATGTATCACGATAGACCTCCATTACTTCTGTCATTCCCCTTTTGGTTGGTGATTGCTTTGCCCAAGTACACTTTGGATACCCTGGAAAGAGTGCAGCGGACATGGTTCAACCACTTCCTGGCTTCCGTGGTGGGGATTCAGTATCTCATGGGTTTACTTGCCTCGGCTTTGTGGGTCAGACGAATCCGAGAGTTGCGATACATGATTGATAACGGCACCTACTATGACCACTTC
This genomic interval from Yarrowia lipolytica chromosome 1E, complete sequence contains the following:
- a CDS encoding uncharacterized protein (Compare to YALI0E03872g, weakly similar to uniprot|P47159 Saccharomyces cerevisiae YJR124c weak similarity to Staphylococcus multidrug resistance protein singleton); its protein translation is MVFKYIGDTLGLTPVLKSSWDVHALIIMRFFRLMAFGQISVILAQFFDAHGFSQDKTGLFMSLTLAGDVGLSLFLTTYGDRLGRKNVLLIGAGLMTLSGLVFFHESNYYLLLLAAICGVISPSGAEVGPFRAIEESTLAQLTTLEARADVFAWYTLLGSLGAALGALVGGWTVQIAQEKYHFTKLEAYKTVFLTYAAIGFIKFIASCFLSRKVEAPAEETEPLLANDQENATEERAELRNNIKKRGGLRNLLPNISPESQKIITTLCLLFAIDSMGSSLANFSWISYYIQRKFDISTGYLGSVFFVTGIVGALATLVGSGISRRLGPLLTMVVTHLPSSALIILLPVPSTVQGVITILAIRACTAQMDVAPRQAFLSAVVLKNERTLVMGWVGTIKTLAQLPGPYITGYLARHNKQWIAFVAAGSLKVIYDLSILSYFTRVKLDRDQN
- a CDS encoding uncharacterized protein (Compare to YALI0E03916g, no similarity possibly noncoding) — encoded protein: MAALDILMLAFSIWYTGCCMYQLNVLQRQYISFTMYHDRPPLLLSFPFWLVIALPKYTLDTLERVQRTWFNHFLASVVGIQYLMGLLASALWVRRIRELRYMIDNGTYYDHFPDPGEHADYEGEDDFELDVLDETVPAMNGAVLVLAFHVMLGIVMVVILISQFIANLGTIKVT
- a CDS encoding uncharacterized protein (Compare to YALI0E03894g, some similarities with uniprot|P16639 Saccharomyces cerevisiae YGL017w ATE1 arginyl tRNA transferase, similar to Saccharomyces cerevisiae ATE1 (YGL017W); ancestral locus Anc_4.104), with the protein product MNIISNALFSTRNRCGYCKDREGAEPQGTLFSFNSVQMTAAQYQALIDRGFRRSGTYIYKPDLANSCCSQYTIRLNVEDFKASKSQRGVLNRWTNHVTDKGNGGKNSGKNNQFDLVAKIQEGETDAFNSRLEPNSFTKEKYDLYARYQKHVHNEGPEDISESGFRRFLCSDSFTDSTSDVCKGLDVPDRLSGGYHQLYYHNGKLVAMAVLDILPLCVSSVYFLWDPDYAQWGLGKVAAMREIALAKALGVPYYYMGYYIPDCVKMKYKGEYHPSFVLDPESLTISEQEIDDYPFPEGINVESRALAGVGVWVPLKEMSKNISTMDDSARYYSYVRRSAKTVDRPKEVAARVRYEDLSGAGYLKLEEMMKGLPKFANKKQFVAPQNVLDVIPFEGQKIEYFKYDDDMYSDSEDEEEVEVEEWDKKENEKQTVEGVLVSLASLVDKTNSAFANEMAMGLLAVRATAGSGLGDKTAILMG